The following DNA comes from Hordeum vulgare subsp. vulgare chromosome 3H, MorexV3_pseudomolecules_assembly, whole genome shotgun sequence.
taGAGAGACACATTCGATtaaataacaaatattaaaatTAAATTCTTCATAATCCAAtgcagtgggcacatcactatctAAAGTCTTTACCTCTTTAAATCCACTTTTggtatttttatcattaggatcatcacCGTCCGAACAATTGGGACGccctctagctaaagttgactcatatccAATCCCTTTTTCATCAAGTTTTATATACTAAACGAGGTTTTAATAGGTTACACGCAGATCATTTTAACATCtttatcatgattataataaGGGGGGTAGTGCTTTATCTAGGAACTCTTGTTCAGCTTTAATCCTTTCAATTCTTTATATTTTTCCACTCTCATCCATACTGACTTTGATATACTTTAGATATTCATCTATTACATCATTTTTATGtgaatttattttaattttgagtgTCTCCACATCATGATCAATTCTATCCATGTTTCTAGCCATGTCATCCATCTTGTGAAgtttttcttctaccatggcattaaaaatcttttgagaacTAATAAACTCCTTAATATTGTTCTCAAGTTCGGAAGGTATCCTAttgttataataataataataataataataataataataaaaatttccatagGAAGTACAataattattagagggattaccggGATACGGTCTAGAATTGAAATTCCCTCTATAATCATTGTTCTCGAAATTATTTCTAGGgacaaaattcacatcaataACATCAATAATTTGCTCAATGAAGGTAGAGAAAGGAACATCATTGGGACCAACATGAGAATTTTTCTAGCAAGCATATTATAAGAGCATCGATTTTGTCACTCAGAGTAGAAACTTCTTCGATAgattttaccttcttaccaggtgGAGCTTGCTTGGTGTGCCATTGGGAGTAATTTATAGttatgttgtctaggagcttcgtggcttctcctaatgttacTTTCGTAAATGTTCCACCTACATTCGAGTCTAGTAGGTTTCTTGAAGCAAAGTTTAATCGAGCATATAagttttgaataatcatccataagttcaaaccatgagtgggacaatttctaataatTAATTTCATTATTTCCTaaaattgtgcaacatgttcttgctcATCTTGTTTGAAGTTCATGATTTGATTCCTAAGAGATACGGTATTATTTTGGCaggaggaaaatatttagcaatgaAGCCATCCTTGCATTTAGGCCAAGTAACAATACAATTACGAGGCAAGGATGAAAACCAAATTTTAGCTTTATatcttagtgagaaaggaaataatttcaaaatgTAAATTTcactatccacatcttttttattttgcatatcacataattcaacaaaggtattaagatgggatgcaacatcttcattagGATTTCCAACAAATTGTGCTTTCATAACATGATTtagcaatgcaacattaatatcaaatatcttcgcactagtggtgggtggtGATGGCTACTACGcaattttattcttgtagacgttgttgggcctccaagtccaGAGTTCTGTAGgatagcaacaaatttccctcaagtggataacctaaggtttatcaatttgtgggatgtgtaggatgaatatggtctctctcgaacaaccctgcaatcaaatacaagaaatctcttgtatccccaacacacccaatacaatggtaaattgtataggtgcactagtttggcgaagagatggtgatacaagtgtagtatggatagtagatataggtttctgtaacatgaataaataaaaacaacaaggtatcaAGTAGAAAACATCGAGAAAatggttgtataaatgcttggaaataaggcctagggttcatactttcactagtgcaatctatcaagaatgctaacatagtaaaatcatatgatcatccctcaacatacaataaagaatcactccaaagttcataagcagCCAAgagcataagatgaaattggcgtAGCTAGtagaaccacttcaaagttattctttctgatcaatcttttgggctattcctataagtgtcacaaacagtcctagagtccgtactagaataacacccatgatacatatcaatcaaccctaatgtcacctagatactccaatgtcacctcaagtatcagtGGATTAATTATACGACCTGCATAAAACAATTTGAGATTCatcatattaaatccaacacaaaCAACTTTAAAGAGTACCCCCAAGATTTTTACTggagaacgtagtatgaaaacatgcaatcaacccctatgcatagatccctaaGGTCACCAGAATccccaagttgatgccataacatatatcaagggaatcaatagaataccacaTTGTCACcaagggtatccacatgcaatatatacatcaagtgttctggaATCGAATATTCGatacaacataacgagatctcaaagggaaagattcaattcatcacaacaagatagcaagggataaacaccatatgatccaactatattaacaaatcccgtgatacatcaagatcgggacatctcaagaacacgatagagagggagagatcaaacacatagctactagtacataccctcagccccgagggtgaactactccctcctcgtcatggcctccatcgggatgatgaagatggccaccggtgatgatttcccctctccggcagggtaccggaaAGGCTCCACATGAATTTTTCTTTGATATAGAGAGTTGTGGCGGTGGAGCGGTTGTTCTAGGTTAATTTTGGAGGTATCGGTATATATAGGAATTTTAAGCGTTGGAGTTACGCCACAGTACCGCATAAGATGGTGTGACGAGGGGGTGGATGCGCCCTCTTTCCTTAAGGACaacaggtggctcccctccggtagttcttcacTCTAGTATTTCTTATTTTTTCCAGAAAAAACCATAAAAAAGTTTCGGATGATTCCGgaacttttattttttgcacaaaaaacaacaccacggtaattctgttgaaaacaacgtgagtctgggttagttctaaataaatcataaaaagtgcatcaaagccatataaaattattttaaacataggtgaatatggcatggatacttcataaattatcgatacattggagacttaTCAGCATCctgaagcttaattcctactcgtcctcgagtaagtaaatgataaaagaaataatttatgaagtgtgagtgCTTCTTTTGGTCAATGATAATCCACGCAATTTTTCTTAACGTCATTAACAACAACTTTTCTCATGAAATTCATTATGATAGAGTAACAATAAATTCacgtgtcatggttcaaacaatgcattctcttgaaacttaacaacatatgttcttagtcatcaaacaatttcaaagtATCATAAAGTGTAAGTAAGAGATCcatatactcaattatcatataatattctatgattgctaatactcaaagaatattttagaacaaacaacatccatcgaacaccgagaaagataggggcttaatgtttcgcctcccaacatacttatcatgaagataattgtcaacaataatgaatgatgatcaaatatatttgagtgtatacatatgtttggatctttccccaccacataatgcttgccaactaatagactgACGTTGGAATAGGAAGTTgaatcaacatgaaaagtaaatagattgtcccttcgcacAGGGGAAGCATGTATTTGCAACGGTGACGAACctcattgttttaaaacagagatgaatatgtaattttgggtggtgtgcatttcctgtcaatgttacgacaagagatttcatcatcttccatgctaatcacattatttgcGGTTTCCAAACAAAATttaaattttactccccctccaccattcagacacattccatggctagccataTCCACAGGTACCATCCaagcaatcaactttctagggtgagttcttgtttatttatttttgtgttatGCAGGACTGGAAATCCTTCTTAGCGGcttctctcatgcaatgacaagtgaataaacactcatcatgagaataactcacttagcatggaagatattgactgcCCCGATCACTCCATGAGGGGCACGGGGCACACATAACATAtgatttatttgaaggttttagaggtgtcacatgcaaatttacttggaatggcactgaaataccatatataggtaggtatggtggactctcatggaagaaacttggctcaaggatttggatgcacaggtagtatctctatttagtacaaagttttggctagcaaaaggttctaaacaagcaccacacgtTGGAGGATCAATAACAATATAACTTTTGTGCAAATATACCTAAtcataaccattacattgtcttccttgtccaacttcaactatttgatcaagtttgaaagtaattaatgggtattcacaatcataaaagatgttcaAAATAATctgtttgtatgtgaaagttctctttcttatactaatcattcatgaattgcttgtatgaccaatattatgATTGTCAAACTTTAATAGATTTATTTTCTAAACCAAATATGAAACTACTACAAGGCATAAAGCACatttataatttcatatttattgtatttcattcattcaaaatttactcttaggatataagtgttgcataagagtaaacatcaaactactctcaaaaagatataagtgaagatgattgcatagttttcttgttttgatgatgctatggattatatcgtcaGGTATAAGTCTTGAATAATTTAGAGTATAGTACCTTAtccaataattaaatatgaatcaatttaaaaTAGTatctaaagtttatgatttgtctattgtactaacggatctcataaggtttctcttgagttttgtgtgctgaagtttttaagtttttgaTGAGACAATGGTGGGTGAAGGAATATGGAGCGGCAAGACCGTAAGCTTGGGTATTTCCAAGTCAcctcaaggtaatattcaaggaagatccAAGCGTTTAACTTGAAGATGCTCGAGAAGGCTTCTTCTTTTTCGTCTGCATTCTATCGAtatgtcacttgaagctatatttttattcatcacatgaataaaagatttaTGAAATATATATGACTTGTTTTTATCTTTCATTATCAAAAAGACACCTCTGAAACGCTTTGTGGTGGTTGTGCGAAGCACATCTATTAGTTGATCAATAACAATTATGCTCTACAAGTAAGTAAAATTGAGATAAAGCCCAAAATGCTAAACAACGCTAGACCTAAAAGGATAGAAGACTACACATTTTGACGACATGGATTTTTACGAGCTAAAATACGAAATCCACTCAAAAACTATCTCTCTGCGTAAGTAGTACGACCTCCGAATGACATGTGGGCCCAAAACTACCTCTCTGTCCGCTCCCAAAGCGGGACGCTTGGCACTCATGGCCTCCGAATGACATGTGGGCCCAAAGCAACCGCAACGATCCTGATCCAACCTCTGGAACTTTCTCCATCAGCGGGCGCCCCCGCCGCTCCGCACCGCGCTCGTTCCACCACATTTCGGAAGTTTCCATCACCTTCCAGACTCCCCGGCCCCGGCGACCTATATAAACTCCTTCCTCCCCCCCATCCCATCACCACCAAAGCATTCCACAAAATCAACAAGCAATCCAACGCCGAGGAGATCGATCAGCGAGCGAGAATGGAGGGCAGGATGTTCGGGCTGGAGACCCCGCTGATGACGGCGCTGCAGCACCTGCTGGACATCCCGGACGGCGAGGCCGGCGGAGTCGGtgtggccggcggcgagaagcagGGCCCGACGCGCGCCTACGTACGCGACGCGCGCGCCATGGCAGCCACCCCCGCCGACGTGAAGGAGCTGCCGGGCGCGTACGCTTTCGTGGTGGACATGCCGGGGCTCGGATCCGGCGACATCAAGGTGCAGGTGGAGGACGAGCGGGTGCTGGTCATCAGCGGTGAGCGCcggagggaggagaaggaggacgccaAGTACGTGCGGATGGAGCGACGCATGGGCAAGATGATGCGCAAGTTCGTGCTCCCCGAGAACGCTGACATGGAGAAGATCGCGGCCGCGTGCCGCGACGGCGTGCTCACCGTCACCGTCGAGAAGCTGCCGCCGCCCGAGCCTAAGAAGCCCAAGACCATCCAGGTCCAGGTCGCCTGAAAATGAGATGCATGGTGTGTGCGCGTCGAATCGAAGCAGAGTATTGAGTGGGTAGCGAGTTTGCTGTGATGAGTGGTGGAGTGTCAGTCTTTTCGTTTCGTCTGCTAGAGGAGGGTGTGTCGTCGGTTCGTGCGCAGGTGGTGATGGTTTGATGTTTCGGTAATGGAAATGGGGATGTTCTCCGGTTAATTCTGAGTAAAACATGCGTATCTCTTGGCCACACTTTCTATTTGAAAAATCCAAGGTGTTCGTTTCTACTAGATGTCTGAACATTCAAAAAGCTGTGTAAGTTAAGGGAAAAGTGGATAAGACCAGAAGATGTGAATTCGAAAAAATAGGATGAAGTCGAACTAATTCCGAAGTGCTTTTTTCACCAGAGAGAAAAATCATTGATGTCTTGGCAAATGGCTGCCTTTTGggaagatagaaaaaggaaattcCAGTTAGAAACGAGAATTCAGAAATGTTAATCTTATTTGCCTTAATGAATCTCCAAATTCGATTGATCGAGGTACGAGGATACTTGAGGTACCCGATTCAGTGTATTATGTACTTATTTTTAAATACATTTATTTTGTCACAACGAAAATAAATCTCCCCTGATTATATGGGTGCTAAAGCCTAAAAGAGTGATGTGTTTTATGCACAAACCTCTTTATCTCGACAGAACTTGGGAAATACCAAGGTAATCTCAGGTGTAAGTACTCTATGTGAAGTAATTCCAGAAgaacttcaaaaaaattgaaacattTTCAAAAACAAATTTGAACTTATGTTGTATTTTAAGAAAATAGTTTTAAATTCATTTATCTTTTCTTAGTGGATATGAATTTTTTTTGGCCTTTTTCATGAGTGGTTGCATTATTTGATTTAATTCATTTTTCCCTAAAATGTACAACTCTATAGTTTTGTGTGCGGCCTAAGCTGAAGGATGTAATGAGGGGCTTCATTTGGTAATTTGATATCCTCCCCTAAAGGGCAGAAGTTGCATAATTTGTGCAAAACCAAAAATTCTTCTCCATAGGTATGGTGTGATAGCTCCCTTGTATACcttttttctttgttcttgtcTGTAGTCTCCTATTTTTATATGAAACTGTTGGTTCACAATCAACCCTTGGAAGAGACAACATCCTACCGATGATTGAAGATCTATTTAAATAAAAAATTCGATTGAAGATCTGTTTTTATAATTAAATCCATCGTGACGAGCTCTTCGAAACTTGATCTCATATTAATATGTTTCGATGATTTTTTGGGGTTAAAAGTTATCATGTCTATTACACATGAATTGCTATAGTGTTTACACTGAAATTGTCATGATATGTTTCTGATATTTTTTCTTCTACCTTTAATACTAAATTTTGAAATATTATAAAGCGGGGAATTAAGAAACTAGATTTTCTATAaaccataaactaaaattgccatggtgaAAAATTACCATGATCAATTTATATAAATTGCCATAAAAAGTAGTT
Coding sequences within:
- the LOC123439499 gene encoding 17.5 kDa class II heat shock protein is translated as MEGRMFGLETPLMTALQHLLDIPDGEAGGVGVAGGEKQGPTRAYVRDARAMAATPADVKELPGAYAFVVDMPGLGSGDIKVQVEDERVLVISGERRREEKEDAKYVRMERRMGKMMRKFVLPENADMEKIAAACRDGVLTVTVEKLPPPEPKKPKTIQVQVA